The sequence CGTAATCGTAGTAATCAAACGTTGATTCGACCGCGCCGGTAGGGTCAAGCACCTCCATCCGCTTCGGCAACCTTTCCGCGATCGCGACGTAGAGCTTGACGGTGTACCCTTGACCGGCATATGTATACGTGTAGCTCTGCGTGGCTATGCCATCGATGGTCGCGACCGGGCCTTTCGCCGCGATGATTTTATCCGAGAGACTCGCAAGATCCGTGCTGGGAAAGTTTAGCGGAGGCGCGGGCGCGCATGTCCATCGTTGCCCGTCATGCTGGAAGCGGACCTCAGAACCCACCCTGACTGTCTCAAACGCTTTGCCGTCCGGCCACTCCACCTTCGTGTGGTACCGGTCGGGCATGACCGCCTCCACGACCAAGGGTGCCCCTCCGATCGTCCCTTTCATCCGATAGGTCTTGGCGGCGTTCACCCGATTGAACGCGGCGAGGATCTCTTGCAGCGCCTTCGGGTCTCCCTTGACCGTCGGGCCCCCAGCCAGCGTTGGTGAGATCAGGAGCGCGAGCAGAAGGATCATGGCCGCGTTCATCTTATCGAGTATGTTCCCCTCCGACCACCCGGAGCGGACGTCAACGACGGGCTTGCTGCGCAGCTGCTTCGCCTACGGCATGGAGGCGATCAGGCCGCCGTCGACAACGATCTCGGTCGCCGTAATGTACCGGGCCTCGTCGGACACTAGGAACAGCACGGCGTGCGCCACGTCCCACGCATCGCCCATCCGCCCCATCGGCACCAGCGAGTGCCGGTACGCGATCAGCGCCGCGACGTCCTGGCAGGCGAGCTGGCGGGCCAGGCGCTGCTCGACCAGCGGCGTGTGCATGAGGCCCGGCACGACGGTGTTGCAGCGGATGCCCTTCTTCGCATAGACCAACGCCGTGGCGCGGCTCAGTGCGATCACCCCGGCCTTCGTGGCGCTGTAGGCGACATGGGAGCGGCCCAGATGCTTGCGTAGCCCGGCGACGGAGGAGTTGTTCACGATCGCGCCGGATCCCTGAGCCTCCATCACCGGGAGCACGTATTTGCAGCCCAGGAAGGTTGTTTTCAAGTTCAAGTCCACTTGAGCGTCCCACGTCTCCTCGGTCATGGTCACCGGATCGCCCGGGGTTGATCCGCCGACATTGTTCACCAGGATGTCGATGCACCCGAAGCGCTCGACGCAGGCGTTTACCGCGGCCTTTACCTCTCGGGCCGCCGTCATGTTGCAGCGGTGCGCGATGCAGGTGCCGCTTTCCTGCTCGATGATGCCCCGCGTTTCGTTCGCCGCCGCTAGGTTGATGTCGATGGCGAAAAGCTTCGCGCCCCGGCGCGCCAGCAGCACCGCGGTCGCCTTGCCGTTGCCCCAGCCAGGCCCCACGGATCCCGCGCCCGTCACGATGGCAACCTTGCCGGCCAGATCGAGCATGTTGCCCTCCTATCAAATATCATGATAGTCGCGCCTCGTCGCACACATTAGGCAAACTAGGTCCTGCGTCTCCGGCGAAAGGACGGTCTTGAGGTGCCGAAGACCAGCCCTGGCAAAGGCGCGCACCGCGGCGGAGTTTCGGCAAATAAGACCGGCACGCAAGGTGAGGTCCGGCTCGGAGCCTTCGCCGGACTCGACTGCCCGGCCTCAAGCAAGCTAACTCAGGAACGCCTCGGTTGGCGTCCCGTGCAGCCCTTCCTCCTCACTGACCTCGAACGAGGGAGCTATTTCAAAACCTGAAAAGAGAATCGGCAGCGCTTTTGCGCTGCTGCACTGATCAACTCCTTCGCGGATACAGTCCCAGAGAAACCAGCCCCAGATAGACTAGGGACAGACCGAGCGCCGCGATAGCGACGCCGACCCCAGAGCCGTGGTCGGTGTCGGCTCCGCATGCCAGACCAAATGACTTGCATTCCCACTCTGAAGACGACAAGACCGCCCACGACTCTCGTCCAAAATATGACGTGGTTGTAGTTCGTGTGCCGCAGCGGCACCGCGACCACGAGGACGCCGAGGATGATGACCATCGTCACGAGCCAGAAAAGCCCATCCGTTCTGCCCATGGACATGTCGGCCTCCTCTAGCTGGCACGCTCGTCCGTAGATCGGCCAACCCGAATGTCGAGCCATCCGTGGGGC comes from bacterium and encodes:
- a CDS encoding SDR family NAD(P)-dependent oxidoreductase — its product is MLDLAGKVAIVTGAGSVGPGWGNGKATAVLLARRGAKLFAIDINLAAANETRGIIEQESGTCIAHRCNMTAAREVKAAVNACVERFGCIDILVNNVGGSTPGDPVTMTEETWDAQVDLNLKTTFLGCKYVLPVMEAQGSGAIVNNSSVAGLRKHLGRSHVAYSATKAGVIALSRATALVYAKKGIRCNTVVPGLMHTPLVEQRLARQLACQDVAALIAYRHSLVPMGRMGDAWDVAHAVLFLVSDEARYITATEIVVDGGLIASMP